The following are encoded in a window of Corynebacterium argentoratense DSM 44202 genomic DNA:
- the murD gene encoding UDP-N-acetylmuramoyl-L-alanine--D-glutamate ligase — MCEFSAESLGRVVVAGAGVSGAGCARLLARVGADVRVADDNETARFRVQEATEVEAWSTAQLRESLDSVDLVVTSPGWRPDSAVLVAAAEAGVEVIGDVELAWRLDSAGACGAPRTWLAITGTNGKTTTTAMAAAMLSEGGFKAEAVGNIGVSVSDALLAEPRIDVIVAELSSFQLHWSSTIHPAAGVLLNLADDHIDWHGSFDAYALAKAKLLDSDVAIISRDDAAVVRVAGARDVIAFGSGIPLDGELGVEDGMLVDRAFGGGVLASAEGISPAGPAGVYDALAAAALARSQGVEPQAIARALDTFEVSGHRGQVVHEHNGVAFVDNSKATNPHAADAALRGQSGVHWVAGGQLKGADVAELVREHAPHMAAAYLMGVDREVIRQALLDARPDLPIVVTDSTDPVAATEELVAAAAAAAQPGQSVVLAPAAASLDMFTGMGQRGDLFADAARRFAR, encoded by the coding sequence ATGTGTGAGTTTTCGGCTGAGTCTCTGGGCCGTGTCGTTGTTGCGGGTGCCGGTGTGTCTGGCGCGGGGTGTGCCCGTCTTCTTGCACGCGTTGGGGCGGATGTTCGGGTGGCCGACGATAATGAGACCGCGCGTTTCCGCGTGCAGGAGGCTACGGAGGTCGAAGCGTGGTCAACCGCGCAGCTGCGCGAATCCTTGGATTCGGTTGATTTGGTGGTGACGTCGCCGGGGTGGCGGCCCGATTCGGCTGTTCTGGTGGCGGCTGCTGAGGCTGGCGTTGAGGTCATTGGTGACGTCGAATTGGCGTGGCGCCTGGATTCCGCCGGTGCGTGTGGTGCGCCCCGCACGTGGTTGGCGATCACCGGCACCAACGGAAAGACCACAACCACGGCGATGGCTGCAGCCATGTTGTCCGAGGGCGGCTTTAAAGCAGAGGCCGTGGGCAACATTGGGGTCTCGGTGAGCGATGCGCTGCTGGCGGAGCCCCGAATTGATGTCATTGTCGCGGAACTGTCCAGTTTCCAGCTGCACTGGTCGTCGACGATCCACCCGGCAGCTGGGGTGCTGTTGAACTTGGCTGATGATCACATCGATTGGCACGGAAGTTTCGATGCCTATGCGCTGGCCAAAGCCAAGTTGCTTGATAGCGATGTTGCGATTATTTCCCGTGATGACGCCGCGGTGGTGCGGGTCGCTGGCGCCCGCGACGTTATCGCTTTTGGTAGCGGCATTCCGCTGGACGGCGAGCTCGGTGTGGAAGATGGGATGCTCGTTGACCGTGCGTTCGGTGGAGGAGTGCTAGCTAGCGCCGAGGGGATTTCCCCGGCAGGACCGGCGGGCGTGTACGATGCGTTGGCGGCAGCGGCATTGGCGCGTTCGCAGGGCGTTGAACCGCAGGCTATCGCCCGCGCATTGGATACTTTTGAAGTTTCCGGGCACCGTGGCCAGGTGGTACACGAACATAACGGGGTGGCTTTTGTTGATAATTCCAAGGCCACCAATCCACACGCTGCGGATGCCGCACTGCGTGGCCAAAGTGGAGTGCACTGGGTTGCTGGTGGCCAGCTCAAGGGTGCGGATGTTGCCGAGCTAGTGCGCGAGCACGCACCGCATATGGCAGCAGCCTACTTGATGGGGGTCGATCGCGAGGTAATCCGCCAAGCGCTGCTGGATGCCCGCCCCGATCTACCCATTGTCGTGACAGACAGCACCGACCCGGTGGCAGCCACGGAGGAACTTGTCGCTGCGGCAGCTGCTGCGGCCCAACCCGGGCAATCTGTGGTGCTGGCGCCGGCCGCGGCGTCATTAGACATGTTTACAGGTATGGGGCAGCGCGGTGACCTGTTCGCCGATGCCGCCAGGAGGTTTGCGCGATGA
- a CDS encoding FtsW/RodA/SpoVE family cell cycle protein, giving the protein MSTPAQKREHVRPPKGRVSGFVADVLARPMTDYYMILATVTILAFFGLIMVMSSSMTWSVIDDASPWAITIRQAVMVVAGFVAMWVGLRMNPAHIQRLAPLLLVITAVLLLLVLIPGIGTGKEEVGSQSWIVLGPLRLQPSEVAKVAIAVWGSFYLAPEVGRADSRGWSSRFATFTAVAGGFLLLIVLQGDIGMAMAYLLVVALVMYFAGVNRRWIFAAAGAVVLGLLGLASQGGFRSHRFTVYFDALFGHFADTRGHAFQSYQGFLSLADGSLWGVGLGQSRAKWFYLPEAKNDFIFAIIGEELGLWGGTMVIALFAALAFFGVRTALRINNSFLSLLAATLTGGVVVQAFINIAYVIGLAPVTGIQLPMISAGGTSAIITLGSMGLLANCARHEPETVSAMQSFGKPSLDHLLRLPEPQPVTEGFLTPPARAPRVRTESRPTARTVAERTSRPSMLQDRDSRPTRNSRPTRNSRPTRRTK; this is encoded by the coding sequence ATGAGCACTCCCGCCCAGAAACGCGAACACGTCCGCCCACCGAAGGGACGCGTGTCCGGGTTTGTTGCCGACGTGTTGGCGCGCCCCATGACGGACTACTACATGATTTTGGCGACGGTGACTATCCTCGCCTTTTTTGGTTTGATCATGGTGATGAGCTCGTCGATGACATGGTCTGTCATTGACGATGCCTCCCCGTGGGCGATCACCATCCGCCAGGCGGTCATGGTGGTTGCTGGCTTTGTCGCAATGTGGGTGGGGTTGAGGATGAACCCCGCGCATATCCAGCGTTTGGCACCGCTGCTGCTGGTTATCACCGCTGTGCTACTTCTTCTGGTGCTCATTCCAGGTATTGGTACGGGTAAGGAAGAGGTCGGTTCCCAGTCGTGGATTGTGCTCGGTCCTTTGCGTCTGCAGCCTTCGGAGGTAGCGAAGGTAGCGATCGCCGTGTGGGGCTCGTTCTACTTAGCTCCTGAGGTCGGCCGGGCTGACAGCCGGGGCTGGAGCAGTAGGTTTGCCACCTTCACCGCTGTTGCCGGTGGGTTTTTGCTGCTGATTGTCCTGCAGGGCGATATCGGCATGGCTATGGCTTACCTGCTGGTGGTGGCCTTGGTGATGTATTTTGCTGGCGTGAACCGCCGGTGGATTTTCGCCGCCGCTGGTGCGGTGGTGCTGGGCCTGTTGGGCTTGGCCTCCCAGGGCGGTTTCCGCTCCCACCGTTTCACCGTCTACTTTGATGCTCTGTTTGGCCACTTTGCTGACACGCGTGGGCATGCGTTCCAGTCCTACCAGGGCTTTTTGTCCTTGGCGGATGGTTCGCTGTGGGGTGTTGGTTTGGGCCAGTCCCGTGCGAAGTGGTTCTATCTGCCGGAGGCTAAAAACGACTTTATCTTCGCCATCATTGGTGAAGAGTTGGGCCTGTGGGGCGGCACGATGGTGATCGCCCTGTTCGCGGCACTTGCTTTCTTTGGTGTCCGCACGGCTTTGCGGATCAACAATTCTTTCTTGTCACTGCTGGCTGCCACGCTGACCGGAGGCGTGGTGGTGCAGGCCTTCATCAATATTGCCTACGTTATTGGTTTGGCGCCGGTGACGGGTATTCAGCTTCCAATGATTTCCGCTGGTGGTACCTCGGCGATTATTACCTTGGGGTCAATGGGGCTGCTGGCCAACTGTGCCCGGCATGAGCCAGAGACGGTCTCTGCTATGCAGTCCTTTGGTAAGCCCTCGTTGGATCACTTGTTGCGCTTGCCTGAGCCACAGCCGGTGACGGAGGGTTTCTTGACGCCGCCTGCGCGGGCGCCCCGGGTGCGTACAGAGTCGCGGCCGACTGCGCGTACTGTAGCGGAGAGGACGTCGCGTCCATCCA